A DNA window from Kitasatospora viridis contains the following coding sequences:
- a CDS encoding type I polyketide synthase, translating into MATGRSSGVGGGLRADDPVRPLPELLKRHAERSAERVAFHDFSRGVSYAELERRTGRLGGWLARAGVGRGDRVALVLGNCVELVEGCLAVLRAGAVGVLLDPRSSDAELDYFLTDSGVSALITDPAHLAQLSRLGPARRGLHTLLTGTDPIPSHAPDGTVHFETAATADGAEARDDLGLDDPAWLLYTSGTTHRPKGVLSTQRGALWSVAACYAPIFGLSPADRMLWPLPLFHSFGHSLAILGTTAVGASTAIAGARLAPGDLWHALHSPGPDGALGGPFTLLAGVPTTYHQLMSAAKGAQLPVSRPGLRLCVTAGAPCPPALRGAVEEALGAPLLDVYGSTETCGAIAVTRPGGPRVDGSCGLPVPGVEVRVVDPGSGADVGAGGEGEFWVSSPGLMTGYHHRPEATAAALRGGWYRTGDLGRRTGDGHLVLTGRLSELIIRGGENIYPTEVEHVLRGCPGVRDAVVLGLPHAVLGEVPVAFVVPGPEGLDARAVLDRCRTRLASHKVPVEVREIEAVPRTPSGKIVRRAVLGAPVAEPAPAAGALYRALLPLPAEERERALCEAVCAETARVQGGAPRAEVPDADRPFTDLGLTSLGAIELTDRLASSTGLSLPPTLVFDHPTPAALARHLHSELFTTVPAAPEMPQTPHDSDPVVIVAMACRYPGEVDSPEGLWELVAQGTDAISGLPTDRGWDLAALHHPDPDRIGHSYTRSGGFLHRAAEFDAGLFGISPREALAMDPQQRLLLEVSWEAWERAGIDPTSVRDSETGVFLGVMYGDYASRFTEHELEAHLALGSAGSVASGRVGYVFGLRGPAITVDTACSSSLVAVHQAVGALRSGACSLALAGGVTVMSTPNPLVAFSRQRALAPDGRCKSFSATADGTGWAEGVGVLLLERLSDARRNGHPVLAVVRGSAVNSDGASNGLTAPNGRAQQRLIELALADAGLRPHEVDAVEAHGTGTALGDPVEARALLAGYGQGRGPADPPLWLGSVKSNLGHTQAAAGVAGIIKMVQALRHGELPRTLHVTAPTPHVDWSAGRVEVLTAARPWPARDGRPRRAGVSAFGIGGTNAHVIIEEPPAADPAPRQSKDPVPWLVSGADEAALRAQARRLAEHLAARPDLSPAEVGHSLAVSRAALTHRAVVPAGDRERMLAGLRALAEGTGGAGVLAGPADPRTRLAFLFTGQGAQRARMGEELRSAFPVFAAAFDEVCQVLDGELGRPLRTVIRAEPGSPDALLDRTDFTQAALFAYEVALFRLVTSWGVRPDVLAGHSVGELAVAHVAGVLDLPDAVRLVAARGRLMRALPEGGAMVALEAAEHEVLPELADVADRVAIAAVNGPRSVVISGARDAVLAVAARFSRSTRLKVGHGFHSPLVEPVLDELRRVAETLTYRPPEIPVVSTVTGRQVTAEDMACADYWVRHARLPVRFAEAVEWLGGSGVGGFLELGPQPVLTAYAQDGLAQQDDGGPVFAFAARAGEREPETLLSAVARLHVRGVGVDWPAVFAGRGLRPVELPSYAFQRRRYWLNPPRPTVTRPATGEHPLLGPPFELPDGGPTVFSGQLSAAAQPWLADHVVGGVPLVPGTAFVELAARAGAEVGCGAVEELVLLRPLTLPDDGVRVQVVVGAVDGSGRRSVEVHARPVEPTEAATAWTQHAAGRIAALAPEPAAAPEEPGLVQWPPAGATQVDPAEAYDLAAERGLAYGPAFRGVRALWQRGAEVFAEVRLPEPWAGEADWYGLHPALLDAAVHASLLASTAREARVDGARVPFQWHGVRLHATGASTLRVRIGPASVDGAFSCTVADPAGRLIARVDSLSTRALPAGRQRPGEEIVRRALLRPAWIPVELPASAAQLMNHQVIGTDELDLGALLPPGAATTPRHLLVTAVDPGADRDLLAGVQRLTARVLKVLQDWQEDPAIAGSRLVVVTRDATAAAPDLAGAAVWGLVRAAQPELPGRIALVDVDAGPASLRLLPAALASGEPQLALRAGRMTVPRLADADPTQHRTAFDPDGTVLITGGTGALGAEVARHLVDAHGVRRLLLVGRRGPHAPGAAALSATLAERGAQARIVAADVADRARLAELIESCDPPLTAVVHAAGVLDDGALAALSPARLAAVLRPKADAAWHLHELTRERDLSAFVLFSSVSGVLGRAGQGNYAAANSFLDALARQRAAAGLPAVSLAWGRWGHEAGMAAQLADGTGRAAGSGEVVRAFTTAQGLALFDVALRSGDPVLVPVLLDRAALRTAAHLPPPLRGLVPRGPAEQSSDAAAPGAWRTLLTGLPAERRGPALAELLRGEVASVLGYTGAQELPTGRNLAELGFDSLTAVQLRNRLGTALRLRLPAAVAFEHPAIEGLARHLLDLLEDLPEDAPEDSPDDSPTERPAPPTARPAQTLAALYRTLCEQGHPVAAMHLVVAASSAAPTFTAADADAAGHAVPPLRRAEGRAGAPVVAFFPDHRPPSALPGGGFAALHACFEGELDVLEFPHPGLGTGRAVPADRETLARLHAEAVLRHTGGRPVVLVGASAGGAVAHAVARCLEGLGSAPLGQVLIDPYLVDQGNHSTHWLTALAAPPPTAGLGIAPGADGETGEEDAAVAAMGAYTALFMDWRPEPVGTPTLLVGADRPTPAMAARADGDAWRTSWPLPHERVEVPGDHLSLLREHAATTAAAIRAWIGSLGRADAPSAPGVPARADQ; encoded by the coding sequence ATGGCGACAGGGCGGAGCTCGGGCGTGGGTGGCGGACTGCGGGCTGACGATCCGGTGCGGCCGCTGCCGGAGCTGCTGAAGCGGCACGCCGAGCGGTCGGCGGAGCGGGTGGCGTTCCACGATTTCTCACGTGGCGTCAGCTACGCCGAGTTGGAGCGGCGGACGGGGCGGCTGGGCGGGTGGCTGGCGCGGGCGGGGGTGGGACGCGGGGATCGGGTGGCGCTCGTCCTGGGCAACTGCGTGGAGCTGGTGGAGGGTTGCCTCGCCGTGCTGCGGGCGGGTGCGGTCGGTGTGCTGCTCGATCCCCGCTCCTCCGACGCCGAACTCGACTACTTCCTGACCGACAGCGGCGTTTCGGCGCTGATCACCGATCCGGCGCACCTGGCGCAGCTCTCCCGCCTCGGCCCCGCGCGGCGAGGCCTGCACACCCTGCTCACCGGCACGGACCCGATCCCCTCGCACGCCCCCGACGGCACCGTCCACTTCGAGACGGCGGCGACGGCCGACGGGGCCGAGGCGCGCGACGACCTGGGGCTGGACGATCCGGCCTGGCTGCTCTACACCTCCGGGACCACCCATCGCCCCAAGGGCGTGCTCTCCACCCAGCGCGGCGCGCTGTGGTCGGTGGCGGCCTGCTACGCGCCGATCTTCGGGCTCTCCCCCGCCGACCGGATGCTGTGGCCGCTGCCGCTGTTCCACAGCTTCGGGCACTCCCTGGCGATCCTGGGCACCACGGCCGTCGGCGCGAGCACCGCGATCGCCGGTGCGCGCCTGGCCCCGGGCGACCTGTGGCACGCGTTGCACTCCCCGGGCCCGGACGGCGCCCTCGGCGGGCCGTTCACGCTCCTCGCGGGCGTCCCCACCACCTACCACCAGCTGATGTCCGCGGCGAAGGGTGCTCAACTCCCGGTGTCGCGGCCGGGGCTGCGGCTGTGCGTCACCGCGGGCGCGCCGTGCCCGCCCGCGCTGCGCGGGGCGGTGGAGGAGGCCCTCGGCGCGCCGCTGCTCGACGTCTACGGCAGCACCGAGACCTGCGGCGCGATCGCGGTGACCCGGCCGGGCGGCCCCCGGGTCGACGGGTCGTGCGGGCTGCCGGTGCCCGGCGTGGAGGTCCGCGTGGTCGACCCGGGCAGCGGGGCCGACGTGGGCGCGGGTGGCGAGGGCGAGTTCTGGGTCAGCAGTCCGGGGCTGATGACGGGCTATCACCACCGGCCGGAGGCGACGGCCGCCGCGCTGCGCGGGGGCTGGTACCGGACCGGGGACCTGGGGCGCCGCACCGGCGACGGCCATCTCGTCCTCACTGGCCGGCTCAGCGAGTTGATCATCCGGGGCGGTGAGAACATCTATCCCACGGAGGTCGAGCACGTGCTGCGCGGCTGTCCCGGCGTGCGGGACGCCGTGGTGCTCGGCCTGCCGCACGCCGTGCTCGGCGAAGTCCCGGTCGCCTTCGTGGTGCCGGGGCCGGAGGGGCTGGACGCGCGGGCGGTGCTCGACCGGTGCCGCACGCGCCTGGCGAGCCACAAGGTCCCGGTGGAGGTCCGCGAGATCGAGGCCGTGCCGCGCACGCCGTCCGGCAAGATCGTCCGCCGCGCGGTGCTCGGCGCACCCGTCGCGGAGCCGGCCCCGGCCGCCGGGGCGCTGTACCGCGCGCTGCTGCCACTGCCCGCCGAGGAGCGGGAGCGCGCACTGTGCGAGGCGGTGTGCGCCGAGACGGCCCGGGTCCAGGGAGGCGCGCCGAGAGCGGAAGTCCCCGACGCGGACCGGCCGTTCACGGACCTCGGGCTCACCTCGCTCGGCGCCATCGAGCTGACCGACCGGCTCGCGTCGTCGACCGGGCTGAGCCTGCCGCCGACGCTGGTCTTCGACCACCCCACCCCGGCCGCCCTCGCCCGCCACCTGCACTCCGAACTGTTCACCACCGTGCCCGCCGCCCCGGAGATGCCACAAACTCCGCACGACAGCGATCCGGTGGTGATCGTCGCCATGGCCTGCCGCTACCCGGGGGAGGTGGACTCCCCCGAGGGGCTCTGGGAGTTGGTGGCGCAGGGCACCGACGCGATCTCGGGGCTGCCGACCGACCGGGGCTGGGACCTCGCCGCCCTCCATCACCCCGACCCGGACCGGATCGGCCACAGCTACACCCGCAGCGGCGGATTCCTGCACCGGGCGGCGGAGTTCGACGCGGGCCTGTTCGGCATCTCGCCGCGCGAGGCGCTCGCCATGGACCCGCAGCAGCGGCTGCTGCTGGAGGTCTCCTGGGAGGCGTGGGAACGGGCGGGCATCGACCCGACGTCGGTGCGCGACAGTGAGACGGGCGTGTTCCTCGGGGTGATGTACGGCGACTACGCCTCCCGCTTCACCGAGCACGAGTTGGAGGCGCACCTCGCGCTGGGGTCGGCCGGCAGCGTGGCCTCCGGTCGGGTCGGCTACGTGTTCGGCCTGCGCGGGCCCGCCATCACCGTCGACACGGCGTGCTCGTCCTCCCTCGTCGCGGTGCACCAGGCGGTCGGGGCGCTGCGTTCGGGTGCGTGCTCGCTGGCGTTGGCGGGCGGTGTCACGGTGATGTCGACCCCCAATCCGCTGGTCGCGTTCAGTCGCCAGCGCGCCCTGGCGCCGGACGGCCGGTGCAAGTCGTTCTCGGCCACGGCGGACGGCACGGGCTGGGCCGAGGGCGTCGGGGTGCTGCTGCTGGAGCGGCTGTCCGACGCGCGCCGCAACGGTCATCCGGTGCTGGCCGTGGTGCGCGGCAGCGCCGTCAACTCCGACGGTGCGTCCAACGGCCTGACCGCGCCGAACGGCCGGGCCCAGCAGCGCCTGATCGAACTGGCCCTGGCCGACGCCGGGTTGCGGCCGCACGAGGTGGACGCGGTGGAGGCGCACGGGACGGGCACCGCGCTCGGTGATCCGGTGGAGGCGCGGGCGCTGCTCGCCGGCTACGGCCAGGGCCGGGGGCCGGCGGACCCACCGCTGTGGCTGGGCAGCGTGAAGTCCAACCTCGGACACACCCAGGCCGCCGCGGGGGTCGCCGGGATCATCAAGATGGTCCAGGCCCTGCGGCACGGCGAGTTGCCCAGGACGCTGCACGTGACGGCGCCGACTCCGCACGTGGACTGGTCCGCCGGCCGGGTGGAGGTGCTGACCGCCGCCCGGCCGTGGCCCGCGCGCGACGGACGGCCGCGGCGCGCCGGTGTGTCGGCCTTCGGGATCGGCGGCACCAACGCGCACGTGATCATCGAGGAGCCGCCCGCCGCCGACCCCGCACCGCGGCAATCCAAGGATCCGGTGCCGTGGCTGGTCTCCGGCGCCGACGAGGCGGCCCTGCGCGCCCAGGCGCGGCGGCTGGCGGAGCACCTCGCTGCTCGGCCGGACCTGTCCCCGGCGGAGGTGGGCCACTCGCTCGCGGTGTCGCGGGCGGCGCTCACCCACCGGGCGGTGGTGCCGGCCGGTGACCGCGAGCGCATGCTGGCCGGTCTCCGGGCGCTCGCCGAAGGAACCGGCGGCGCCGGGGTGTTGGCGGGCCCGGCCGACCCGCGCACCCGCCTCGCCTTCCTGTTCACCGGGCAGGGCGCCCAGCGTGCGCGGATGGGCGAGGAACTCCGTTCTGCGTTCCCCGTGTTCGCCGCGGCCTTCGACGAGGTCTGCCAGGTGCTGGACGGCGAGCTGGGCCGGCCGCTGCGCACGGTGATCCGCGCCGAGCCGGGCTCGCCGGACGCGCTGCTCGACCGGACGGACTTCACCCAGGCCGCGCTGTTCGCTTACGAGGTGGCGCTGTTCCGGCTGGTGACGTCCTGGGGAGTGCGGCCCGATGTCCTGGCCGGGCACTCGGTGGGCGAGTTGGCGGTCGCGCACGTCGCGGGCGTGCTGGACCTGCCGGACGCGGTGCGCCTGGTCGCGGCGCGCGGACGGCTGATGCGGGCGCTGCCCGAGGGCGGGGCGATGGTGGCCCTGGAGGCGGCCGAGCACGAGGTGCTGCCCGAACTCGCGGACGTGGCCGACCGGGTGGCGATCGCCGCGGTGAACGGACCGCGCTCGGTGGTGATCTCCGGCGCACGGGACGCCGTCCTCGCCGTGGCGGCGCGGTTCAGCCGCAGCACGCGGCTCAAGGTCGGCCACGGCTTCCACTCGCCGCTGGTCGAGCCGGTGCTCGACGAACTCCGGCGCGTTGCCGAGACGCTGACGTACCGCCCGCCGGAGATCCCGGTGGTCTCCACGGTGACGGGGCGTCAGGTGACGGCCGAGGACATGGCCTGCGCGGACTACTGGGTGCGGCACGCGCGGCTGCCCGTGCGGTTCGCCGAGGCCGTGGAGTGGCTGGGCGGCAGCGGCGTGGGGGGCTTCCTGGAGCTGGGCCCGCAGCCCGTGCTCACCGCCTACGCGCAGGACGGGCTCGCCCAACAGGACGACGGCGGGCCGGTGTTCGCCTTCGCGGCCCGGGCGGGCGAGCGCGAGCCGGAGACGCTGCTGTCGGCGGTGGCCCGGCTGCACGTGCGCGGCGTCGGCGTCGACTGGCCGGCGGTGTTCGCGGGGCGCGGGCTGCGGCCGGTGGAACTGCCGAGCTACGCCTTCCAGCGCCGCAGGTACTGGCTGAACCCGCCGCGCCCGACTGTGACCAGGCCGGCCACCGGGGAACATCCGCTGCTGGGGCCGCCGTTCGAGCTGCCGGACGGCGGGCCCACGGTGTTCTCCGGCCAGCTGTCGGCGGCCGCCCAGCCGTGGCTCGCCGATCACGTGGTGGGCGGGGTGCCGCTGGTGCCGGGGACGGCGTTCGTCGAGCTGGCCGCGCGGGCAGGCGCCGAGGTCGGCTGCGGCGCGGTGGAGGAGCTCGTGCTGCTGCGGCCGCTCACGCTGCCCGACGACGGGGTGCGGGTGCAGGTCGTGGTGGGGGCGGTGGACGGGTCCGGTCGGCGGTCCGTCGAGGTCCACGCGCGACCGGTCGAGCCGACCGAGGCCGCCACGGCCTGGACGCAGCACGCCGCCGGCCGGATCGCGGCCCTGGCGCCCGAGCCTGCGGCGGCACCGGAGGAGCCCGGCCTGGTGCAGTGGCCGCCGGCCGGCGCCACGCAGGTCGATCCCGCCGAGGCCTACGACCTGGCGGCGGAACGCGGCCTGGCCTACGGACCCGCGTTCCGTGGCGTCCGCGCGCTGTGGCAGCGCGGCGCGGAGGTGTTCGCGGAGGTCCGGTTGCCCGAACCGTGGGCCGGCGAGGCGGACTGGTACGGCCTCCACCCCGCGCTGCTGGACGCTGCCGTGCACGCCTCGCTGCTGGCCTCGACCGCCCGGGAGGCGAGGGTGGACGGCGCCCGGGTGCCGTTCCAGTGGCACGGCGTGCGCCTGCACGCCACTGGCGCGTCGACACTACGCGTGCGGATCGGGCCGGCTTCGGTGGACGGCGCGTTCTCGTGCACGGTCGCCGACCCGGCGGGCCGCCTGATCGCCCGGGTCGACTCCCTCTCCACCAGGGCGCTTCCGGCCGGGCGACAGCGCCCCGGGGAGGAGATCGTCCGGCGCGCCCTGCTGCGCCCCGCCTGGATCCCCGTGGAACTACCGGCGTCTGCGGCACAGTTGATGAACCATCAAGTCATCGGGACGGACGAGCTGGACCTCGGTGCCCTCCTCCCGCCCGGCGCCGCGACCACGCCCCGCCACCTGCTGGTCACCGCCGTCGACCCGGGCGCGGATCGCGACCTGCTGGCCGGCGTCCAGCGGCTGACTGCCCGGGTGCTCAAGGTCCTCCAGGACTGGCAGGAGGATCCCGCCATCGCGGGTTCGCGCCTCGTGGTGGTGACGCGGGACGCCACCGCTGCCGCGCCGGATCTGGCGGGAGCCGCCGTCTGGGGGCTGGTGCGCGCCGCACAGCCCGAGCTGCCGGGACGCATCGCGCTGGTCGACGTGGACGCGGGCCCCGCCTCCCTGCGCCTGCTGCCCGCCGCGCTGGCCAGTGGCGAGCCCCAACTCGCGCTGCGAGCAGGCCGAATGACGGTGCCACGGCTGGCCGATGCCGACCCGACCCAGCACCGCACCGCCTTCGATCCGGACGGCACGGTGCTGATCACCGGCGGCACCGGAGCCCTGGGCGCGGAGGTCGCCAGGCACCTGGTCGACGCGCACGGGGTCCGCCGGCTGCTGCTGGTCGGGCGGCGCGGCCCGCACGCACCAGGAGCCGCCGCCCTGAGCGCGACGCTGGCGGAGCGGGGCGCGCAGGCCAGGATCGTCGCGGCCGACGTGGCCGACCGGGCCCGGCTCGCCGAGCTGATCGAGTCCTGCGATCCCCCGCTGACGGCCGTCGTGCACGCCGCCGGGGTGCTCGACGACGGGGCACTGGCGGCCCTGTCCCCAGCCCGGCTGGCGGCGGTGCTGCGGCCGAAGGCGGACGCGGCCTGGCACCTGCACGAGCTGACCCGCGAGCGGGACCTGTCGGCCTTCGTGCTGTTCTCCTCCGTCTCGGGCGTGCTGGGCCGGGCCGGCCAGGGCAACTACGCCGCAGCGAACTCGTTCCTGGACGCGCTGGCCCGGCAGCGGGCCGCGGCCGGCTTGCCCGCCGTCTCGCTGGCGTGGGGCCGCTGGGGCCATGAGGCGGGCATGGCAGCACAGTTGGCCGATGGCACCGGACGCGCAGCGGGCTCCGGAGAGGTGGTCCGCGCGTTCACCACCGCGCAGGGACTGGCGCTGTTCGACGTGGCGCTGCGGAGCGGGGATCCGGTCCTCGTGCCGGTCCTGCTGGACCGGGCCGCGCTGCGCACCGCCGCCCACCTGCCGCCACCCCTGCGTGGCTTGGTGCCGCGCGGGCCGGCCGAACAATCCTCGGACGCCGCAGCGCCCGGAGCGTGGCGCACGCTGCTCACCGGCCTGCCCGCCGAGCGGCGCGGGCCCGCTCTCGCGGAGCTGCTGCGCGGTGAGGTGGCCTCGGTGCTCGGCTACACCGGCGCGCAGGAGCTGCCCACCGGCCGGAACCTGGCCGAGCTCGGCTTCGACTCCCTGACGGCGGTTCAGCTCCGCAACCGGCTCGGCACGGCCCTGCGCCTGCGGCTGCCCGCGGCCGTGGCGTTCGAGCACCCGGCGATCGAGGGCCTCGCCCGCCACCTGCTCGACCTGCTCGAAGACCTGCCCGAGGACGCGCCCGAGGACTCGCCCGACGACTCGCCCACTGAGCGACCCGCACCGCCCACCGCCCGCCCCGCGCAGACGCTCGCCGCGCTCTACCGCACGCTCTGCGAGCAGGGCCACCCGGTGGCGGCGATGCACCTGGTGGTCGCGGCCTCCTCGGCCGCCCCGACCTTCACCGCCGCCGACGCCGACGCCGCCGGGCACGCCGTGCCGCCGCTGCGCCGGGCCGAGGGGCGCGCCGGTGCCCCGGTGGTGGCCTTCTTCCCCGACCACCGACCGCCGTCCGCACTCCCGGGCGGCGGGTTCGCGGCCCTGCACGCCTGCTTCGAGGGCGAGTTGGACGTCCTGGAGTTCCCGCACCCGGGCCTCGGCACGGGCCGCGCCGTCCCGGCCGACCGCGAGACGTTGGCCCGTCTGCACGCCGAGGCGGTGCTGCGGCACACCGGCGGGCGGCCCGTCGTGCTGGTCGGCGCCTCCGCCGGGGGCGCGGTGGCGCACGCCGTGGCCCGGTGCCTCGAAGGGCTGGGCTCGGCTCCCCTGGGGCAGGTGCTGATCGACCCGTACCTGGTCGACCAGGGCAACCACTCCACGCACTGGCTGACCGCCCTGGCCGCCCCGCCGCCCACAGCCGGGTTGGGCATCGCCCCTGGCGCGGACGGGGAGACCGGCGAGGAGGACGCCGCCGTCGCGGCCATGGGCGCCTACACCGCGCTCTTCATGGACTGGCGCCCGGAGCCGGTGGGCACCCCGACCCTGCTGGTCGGGGCCGACCGGCCGACCCCGGCGATGGCGGCCCGGGCGGACGGCGACGCCTGGCGCACGTCCTGGCCGCTGCCGCACGAGCGCGTCGAGGTGCCCGGCGACCACCTCTCCCTGCTGCGTGAGCACGCCGCCACCACGGCGGCCGCGATCCGCGCCTGGATCGGCTCGCTCGGCCGCGCTGACGCCCCGTCGGCGCCCGGCGTGCCTGCCCGAGCGGACCAGTGA
- a CDS encoding ABC transporter substrate-binding protein, whose amino-acid sequence MRPRVLSGRSATAAVLAVVAVLATGCGGGAGGGSAEPAAAPAASAAGYPVTVTDCAGAGTTFTGPPRRIVTSNASSLEMLLELGVGDRVVGTGFPPGKGTMPAQFADQAARVPVLGQAVIPKEKLLGSGADLYIDTFAHVAGMGAMGDVPTDQEFAAAGIRHVYLKSTACATQLKGPQQDLSTVEADIRNLGAVTGSSAKAGELIAGMEQTVGQVRTALKGVAADQRPSYFFFDFDAGTKQPNAVCDKQVANAVITLAGARNVFGDCDGAFKPVSWEQVVAANPDWIQLGVRDKGSAAANQQAFDAAEQFLKDFPATKGLAAVQQGHFVRITSELTTIAGVRDADTVRRIAAVIHPDLVKG is encoded by the coding sequence ATGCGTCCTCGTGTGTTGTCCGGCCGGTCCGCCACGGCGGCGGTGCTGGCCGTGGTGGCCGTGCTGGCCACGGGCTGCGGCGGCGGTGCCGGCGGCGGCAGTGCCGAGCCCGCGGCCGCCCCGGCCGCGAGCGCGGCGGGCTACCCCGTCACGGTCACCGACTGCGCGGGGGCGGGGACCACCTTCACGGGGCCGCCGCGCAGGATCGTCACCAGCAACGCCTCCAGCCTGGAGATGCTGCTGGAGCTCGGGGTCGGGGACAGGGTGGTCGGCACCGGCTTCCCGCCCGGCAAGGGCACGATGCCCGCGCAGTTCGCCGACCAGGCGGCCCGGGTGCCGGTGCTCGGGCAGGCGGTGATCCCGAAGGAGAAGCTGCTCGGCTCCGGCGCCGACCTCTACATCGACACCTTCGCGCACGTGGCCGGCATGGGGGCGATGGGGGACGTGCCCACCGACCAGGAGTTCGCCGCCGCGGGCATCAGGCACGTGTACCTGAAGTCCACGGCTTGTGCCACCCAACTCAAGGGCCCGCAGCAGGACTTGTCCACCGTCGAGGCCGACATCCGCAACCTCGGCGCGGTGACCGGCAGTTCGGCCAAGGCCGGCGAGCTGATCGCGGGCATGGAGCAGACGGTCGGCCAAGTCCGGACCGCGCTCAAGGGCGTGGCCGCCGACCAGCGCCCGTCGTACTTCTTCTTCGACTTCGACGCCGGCACGAAGCAGCCGAACGCGGTCTGCGACAAGCAGGTCGCCAACGCGGTGATCACCCTGGCGGGGGCGCGCAACGTCTTCGGGGACTGCGACGGGGCGTTCAAGCCGGTCTCCTGGGAGCAGGTCGTGGCGGCGAACCCGGACTGGATCCAGCTCGGGGTGCGGGACAAGGGCAGTGCCGCGGCGAACCAGCAGGCCTTCGACGCGGCCGAGCAGTTCCTCAAGGACTTCCCCGCCACCAAGGGCCTGGCGGCTGTGCAGCAGGGCCACTTCGTCCGGATCACCTCGGAGCTGACCACCATCGCCGGAGTGCGCGACGCCGACACCGTGCGCCGGATCGCGGCGGTCATCCACCCCGACCTGGTGAAGGGGTGA
- a CDS encoding FecCD family ABC transporter permease translates to MTRTGRVAALLALALPAALTAAVSLGSVDIPVGEVWRVVGHRLAGDPPAPGTRDLIVWQLRVPRALLAAIVGAGLGLVGTAVQALVRNPLADPYLLGISSGASLGAVAMIVLGAGVGSGVGFGVSTAAFAGALAAFALVWSVARRGGGFAPLRLVLAGVAIGQFLSGFTSFLVLRAGDDQQTRGVLFWLMGSLGGAQWSQLTVPAVVVAGGLVVLLARARALNALLMGDETAAGLGVDVVRLRRELFAVTSLLTGVMVAVSGAIGFVGLLVPHVCRLLVGGDHRRLLPVSALAGSVLLVVVDTVARTALDTQEVPIGVVTALIGAPVLLFLLDRRLEPR, encoded by the coding sequence GTGACCCGGACCGGTCGGGTGGCGGCGCTGCTCGCGCTCGCGCTGCCGGCCGCGCTGACCGCCGCCGTGTCGCTCGGGTCGGTGGACATCCCGGTGGGCGAGGTGTGGCGGGTGGTGGGTCACCGGCTGGCGGGCGATCCGCCCGCACCGGGCACCCGGGACCTGATCGTCTGGCAACTGCGGGTGCCGCGCGCGCTGTTGGCGGCGATCGTCGGCGCGGGGCTCGGGCTGGTCGGCACGGCCGTGCAGGCGCTGGTGCGCAATCCGCTGGCCGACCCCTACCTGCTCGGCATCTCCTCCGGGGCCTCGCTGGGCGCGGTCGCGATGATCGTGCTGGGCGCGGGCGTCGGCTCGGGGGTCGGGTTCGGCGTGTCGACCGCGGCCTTCGCGGGGGCGCTGGCGGCGTTCGCGCTGGTCTGGAGCGTGGCCCGGCGCGGTGGCGGGTTCGCGCCGCTGCGCCTGGTGCTGGCCGGGGTGGCGATCGGTCAGTTCCTCTCCGGTTTCACCAGTTTCCTGGTGCTGCGGGCGGGGGACGACCAGCAGACCCGGGGCGTGCTGTTCTGGCTGATGGGCAGCCTCGGCGGTGCCCAGTGGAGCCAACTGACCGTCCCGGCCGTGGTGGTGGCGGGCGGGCTGGTGGTGCTGCTGGCTCGGGCCCGGGCGCTGAACGCCCTGCTGATGGGTGATGAGACGGCGGCGGGTCTCGGCGTGGACGTGGTCCGGCTGCGGCGTGAGCTGTTCGCGGTGACAAGTCTGTTGACCGGCGTCATGGTCGCCGTGTCGGGGGCGATCGGCTTCGTGGGCCTGCTGGTGCCGCACGTCTGCCGGCTGCTGGTCGGCGGCGACCACCGGCGGCTGCTGCCGGTCTCCGCGTTGGCGGGGTCGGTGCTGCTGGTCGTGGTGGACACGGTGGCCCGGACGGCGCTGGACACCCAGGAGGTGCCGATCGGCGTGGTCACGGCGCTGATCGGGGCGCCGGTGCTGCTCTTCCTGCTGGACCGCCGGTTGGAGCCGCGATGA
- a CDS encoding ABC transporter ATP-binding protein — MRTAIEGLTVTLAGRDVLHGVELVAAEGEIAGLVGPNGSGKSTLLRTVYRHLAPRAGRVLLAGRDVRAMAPAEAARHVAALPQERGGDFEFTVREIVAMGRSPYQRAFAGEGAADRRAVAQALDQVGLAGQEQRGFDALSGGERQRVLLARALAQQPEVLVLDEPTNHLDVRYQVELLALLRAQRRTTLISLHDLNAAASLCDRLHVLHEGVLVASGTPREVLTPELLEEVFGVRAAVLEHPLTGDPLIAFDHRSPVRG; from the coding sequence ATGAGGACGGCGATCGAGGGACTGACCGTCACGCTGGCCGGCCGGGACGTGCTGCACGGCGTCGAACTGGTCGCCGCCGAGGGCGAGATCGCCGGGCTGGTCGGCCCGAACGGGAGCGGCAAGTCGACCCTGCTGCGCACCGTCTACCGCCATCTGGCGCCGCGGGCGGGCCGGGTGCTGCTGGCCGGGCGGGACGTGCGGGCGATGGCGCCGGCCGAGGCGGCCCGGCACGTCGCCGCGCTGCCCCAGGAGCGCGGCGGCGACTTCGAGTTCACCGTCCGGGAGATCGTCGCGATGGGCCGCTCGCCGTACCAGCGGGCCTTCGCGGGCGAGGGCGCGGCCGATCGGCGGGCGGTGGCGCAGGCGCTGGACCAGGTCGGACTGGCCGGCCAGGAGCAGCGCGGCTTCGATGCGCTGTCCGGCGGCGAGCGCCAACGGGTGCTGCTGGCCCGGGCGCTGGCGCAGCAGCCGGAGGTGCTGGTGCTGGACGAGCCGACCAACCACCTCGATGTCCGGTACCAGGTCGAGCTGCTCGCCCTGCTGCGTGCCCAGCGCCGCACCACGCTGATCTCGCTGCACGACCTGAACGCCGCGGCCTCGCTCTGTGATCGGCTGCACGTGCTGCACGAGGGCGTGCTGGTCGCCTCGGGCACGCCGCGCGAGGTGCTCACCCCGGAGCTGCTGGAGGAGGTGTTCGGAGTCCGGGCGGCGGTGCTGGAGCATCCCCTGACCGGGGATCCGCTGATCGCCTTCGACCACCGGAGCCCGGTCAGGGGCTGA